One Lactobacillus sp. CBA3606 DNA segment encodes these proteins:
- a CDS encoding tyrosine-type recombinase/integrase, producing the protein MVSYQKRGNVWQYEISYKDNDGKYKKLRKSGFTLKSDAILAASQIQSEHPNLKTAKSGSETLVNYYERWIKTYKFNAVSPITYNKYQNTAKHAHHLFGNLKLKDLTKLIYQESLNTFAETHARRTVSCLHKQLRACILEALDERIITVDPTRKAVVTGHTLPKTARTLNYNDWSTLLSHLNTDNIAELTIYLAAVTGMRYAEIVGLTPADINLIMGTINIDKTWDYKYKTGFMKTKTSASIRKIAIDQNTIVKLHHFMLVHDLSPERPLFMNSKGHILVSAEINTILTNKLALLNIPRITFHGLRHTHASILLYKGVSVLSVSRRLGHSNITTTQSTYLHIIKELESQDNNKIISILSDAFK; encoded by the coding sequence ATGGTTAGTTATCAAAAACGAGGCAATGTTTGGCAATATGAAATTTCATATAAAGACAACGATGGCAAGTACAAAAAGCTTAGGAAGTCCGGTTTCACGCTAAAATCAGACGCAATTCTAGCTGCTAGCCAGATTCAATCTGAACACCCAAATCTCAAAACTGCCAAATCTGGTAGTGAAACTCTAGTTAATTACTATGAAAGGTGGATTAAGACGTATAAGTTTAATGCCGTATCACCCATCACTTACAATAAATATCAGAACACTGCTAAACATGCACATCATCTTTTCGGTAATTTGAAACTAAAAGATCTAACTAAACTTATTTATCAAGAAAGTTTAAATACATTCGCTGAAACTCATGCTCGCAGAACAGTGTCTTGCTTGCACAAACAGTTACGTGCTTGTATTCTTGAAGCCTTAGACGAACGAATCATAACAGTTGACCCTACTAGAAAAGCAGTGGTTACTGGTCACACGCTTCCTAAAACTGCCAGAACACTGAATTACAATGATTGGTCCACTTTGCTTAGCCATCTTAATACCGATAATATTGCAGAATTAACAATCTATCTCGCCGCCGTAACTGGCATGCGCTACGCAGAAATCGTTGGGTTAACACCAGCTGATATCAATCTAATAATGGGTACCATTAATATTGACAAAACATGGGATTATAAATATAAAACTGGTTTTATGAAAACAAAAACTAGTGCGTCTATTCGAAAAATAGCTATTGATCAAAATACAATTGTAAAGCTACATCATTTCATGTTAGTACATGATTTATCACCAGAACGACCTTTATTCATGAATAGTAAAGGTCATATTCTAGTAAGTGCTGAAATTAACACCATCTTAACTAATAAATTAGCGCTTCTTAACATACCTAGAATTACGTTCCACGGTCTACGACACACTCACGCATCAATTCTGCTCTATAAGGGTGTAAGTGTTCTTTCAGTTTCTAGAAGACTTGGACACAGTAACATCACAACTACTCAATCAACCTATTTGCATATCATTAAAGAATTGGAATCTCAAGATAACAATAAGATTATATCCATTTTAAGTGACGCATTTAAATAA
- the pglX gene encoding BREX-1 system adenine-specific DNA-methyltransferase PglX, whose amino-acid sequence MNPYVYHTLSTLKSHIIKKLLLFTPNYHDGVIQQLITTIPVADFDVAQGGQVEIIGWLYQYYNTEPKDLAFKKKKYAKTDIPAVTQLFTPDWIVKYMVQNSLGRYWIDVLKSKGDTRNEHAIANAYGWQYYMPAADQSAASTIKINSEQNDLSNVEIEDITLIDAATGSGHILVYAFDVFMQFYENEGFSKREAAQLIIKKNIFGFDIDTRAFQLTYFSLVMKAREFDRRFLNSDVQPKVFDIPETADLSSADFHELIKNSIEKKELDELLAPFQYGNNYGSLIHFKSQPNWKILDRIATEQVGDTQLSFDSINLEYNQAKLSRVIKIAKLLNQEFTVGVMNPPYMGSSKMNLILKKYVESNFPDSKSDLFAAFMERLRMFVSPQGYYSMITQHAWMFLSSYEKLRKSLRHDTFINMAHLGTRAFEEIGGEVVQSTTFVLKKQENINYVGTYERLVDFDSQSKKETAYLEAVKDNGVNYLYRTNQANFSKIPGNPIAYWASDNLIHDFEIGTPMDDLVDARQGLATADNKRFLRMWYEVANQRISFHSKSIDESIQSNKKWFPCNKGGAYRKWYGNYDYVVNWENDGYEIRNFNWPNGKQRSVIRNPSYYFREAITWSDITSGTLV is encoded by the coding sequence ATGAATCCTTACGTATATCATACCCTATCAACCTTAAAATCTCACATTATAAAAAAATTATTATTGTTCACTCCAAACTATCATGATGGCGTTATTCAGCAATTAATCACGACTATTCCAGTAGCTGATTTTGATGTTGCGCAAGGCGGGCAAGTTGAAATTATTGGTTGGTTGTATCAGTACTATAATACGGAACCTAAGGATTTAGCTTTCAAAAAGAAAAAATACGCTAAAACTGATATTCCAGCTGTAACACAGTTATTTACCCCAGATTGGATTGTAAAATATATGGTTCAAAATTCACTGGGCAGATATTGGATAGATGTCTTAAAATCTAAAGGCGATACTCGAAATGAACATGCGATTGCAAACGCCTATGGTTGGCAATACTATATGCCAGCCGCGGATCAGTCTGCGGCGAGCACAATCAAAATCAATTCTGAACAAAATGACCTGAGCAACGTAGAAATAGAAGACATAACCTTGATTGATGCTGCAACTGGATCAGGTCATATTCTGGTGTATGCATTTGATGTGTTTATGCAGTTTTATGAAAATGAGGGGTTTTCGAAACGAGAAGCAGCTCAATTAATTATTAAAAAAAATATTTTTGGCTTTGATATTGACACACGTGCGTTTCAGCTAACTTATTTTTCACTAGTCATGAAGGCCCGGGAGTTTGATCGTCGTTTCTTAAATAGTGATGTTCAACCTAAGGTCTTCGATATTCCAGAAACAGCAGATCTTTCAAGTGCTGATTTTCATGAACTGATTAAAAATTCCATTGAAAAAAAGGAACTTGATGAATTATTAGCACCATTTCAATATGGTAATAATTACGGTTCATTAATCCATTTTAAGTCTCAACCAAATTGGAAAATTTTGGATAGGATTGCAACTGAGCAAGTTGGTGATACTCAACTATCGTTTGATAGCATTAACTTAGAATATAACCAAGCAAAATTATCAAGGGTTATCAAAATTGCTAAATTACTCAATCAGGAATTCACAGTTGGTGTAATGAATCCCCCCTATATGGGGTCTAGCAAAATGAACTTGATTTTAAAAAAATACGTTGAATCTAACTTTCCCGATAGCAAATCCGATTTATTCGCAGCTTTTATGGAACGACTGAGAATGTTTGTCTCTCCTCAAGGATATTATTCAATGATTACACAACACGCTTGGATGTTTTTATCCAGCTATGAAAAATTAAGAAAATCGCTACGTCATGATACGTTCATTAATATGGCTCATTTAGGAACACGTGCTTTTGAAGAGATTGGTGGTGAAGTTGTTCAATCCACTACTTTTGTTCTTAAAAAACAAGAAAACATCAATTATGTTGGTACTTACGAACGCTTAGTTGATTTTGATTCTCAATCAAAAAAGGAAACTGCCTATTTAGAAGCAGTTAAAGATAATGGCGTAAATTATCTTTATCGAACTAATCAAGCGAACTTTAGTAAGATTCCTGGGAATCCGATTGCTTACTGGGCAAGTGACAATTTAATTCATGATTTTGAAATAGGTACGCCAATGGATGATCTGGTAGATGCGCGACAGGGATTAGCAACAGCGGATAATAAACGTTTTTTACGTATGTGGTATGAAGTTGCTAATCAGCGTATCAGTTTCCACTCTAAATCCATCGATGAATCGATTCAGTCAAACAAAAAATGGTTTCCATGCAATAAAGGAGGCGCCTATCGAAAATGGTATGGTAATTATGACTATGTGGTGAATTGGGAAAACGATGGTTATGAAATTAGAAATTTCAACTGGCCTAATGGCAAACAGAGATCAGTAATACGCAATCCAAGTTATTACTTCCGTGAAGCGATAACTTGGTCAGATATTACTAGTGGTACTTTAGTATGA